Genomic DNA from Gimesia aquarii:
ATTCCAGTAATCTGTCACATCGACAAACGTGTCTGGTTCAAAACCAACCGTATGCCCCGGGCCATTATCATAATGATAAATCGTGCGTGGGTTTTTGAACCGATCTTGATTGAGCACTCGCCCTCCATGATTGAGAGCAATTTTACTAAGCTGAGATGCTACAGTATGATCGTGATGGTGATCGTATTCCCACATTTGCAGGGCAATGTCCGGTTTGATCTCGTGAACAGCGGCAGCCACTTTTTGCTTGGTTTTTTCGTTTGTATCATATTGATGGGATGCGAAATCAAGAAATCGGGTTTCAACACCAAAATTATGAGCAATACTGATCACAGATTTTCTAAATGCCTCTTCGCGCCCTTTAGTGGGAGGCCAGTTGCTGTAGTTGCCAATCAGAATGAGTTGGACCACTCGATAGTTTTTCGCAACTGCTTTTAACATGACCCCAGGCACACCATACACGCAATCATCAAAATGAGCACCAATTGCCAGTAATGTCTTTTGATCAGCCATAGTAGAATTTCTCTTAAGAAGTAGGAACGATATCACAAATTTTTTACAGGAAAAATATTTAGATTCTCCCTTTACTGATGATAATCAGCTTATATGCAGACTGCTATCAATAATGCATGATTTGCAATAAAGAGAGGCTCAAAAAAGAAGGTAAGGAGGTGGGGAAGGTAAATAAAAAACCAACCAAACCTGTACGTATTGGTTTGGTTGGCGTTATATGGTCTGAGCAGTATTATTGAGAATTATGCCAACTCGGCTCTCTTCTGTGAACTGGTAATGAAAAATTCCAGGTATTCAGATTGAGCGATGATAAGATTATAAAATTCTTCTGCAGCTTCGAGGTTCTTTGCTTCAATGATGTCTTTGACGACTTCACATAGTGTTTCGGCTGGCGTACAAATATCGATCGGAGCGGCCTCTGAAAGTTCTCCTAACGTTGTTCGTAAAGTTTCCGAGAATACTGTTTTGAGTTCTTCTCGATCGCGAGATTTATAAATTACGCCCGTAATTCCCAGCTTTTTGGCAAGTTCCAGCCTTTCGACGAGTCGAGTTTGTGATTTATCGGCAGGTTGTAGAGTGGTCATGACAAAAAACATAGGTGCTTCCAATTGACCATCATCTGTGTAGTGTTCTTGTTTTTGAACCTTAAGGAATAAGTCGAGTCCATCAAGTTCTCTCATCACTAACTCAGAGAAAACAATTCTGATTTCGCTGTCTTGTTCCAAAATGGTCAATGCTTCAAACCCAGATGAGGCACACACAACTTCATAACCAAGCTCTTCTAGGAGCCGGGTATGTACATAGCATGTGTATCCAACTTCATCAACAACAAGGACTCTCATATGCCTCCTTTTCGAAAGTAGGTAACTTCAATAATTATCATTCACTTTAGAACGGAATGGTTTCTAATGGTCACTGACAAACTGTTACAAATATAAAAAAAGCCCGTTCCTCAAAATGAGAAGCGAGCGTTAAATTATCGAATGTAGATTCTGCTACAGTGAAAATTTCAGCAGTTCGAAAAATGATTCCTAATGTGTGTGAATTTTTATTCATGATGTGTCTCTGAAAAAAGTATAACACACTTTTATTCAGAGTTTGAAATATTTCAACAAAGCAGATTTATTTGTTGTCACGTATCAACATGAGATATGTGCTATTTCCCAAAATGTTTGTAGATCTAAAGCAACAACTTGAGATGAAATAGTAGGTAAATGTGAAAAATTTGCTTCTAATCAACAACTTAACGCCCTTGTACAAAATGATGCAAAAAAGAAACGACTCTGTATTTTTCGAGTATGATTTCGTAAAAGAAATTTCCGTTGAAGTTATTCAGGCGGAAGATGTTACATTGTCTGGACTTTGCATGTAATGCTGATTACGATTGTATCGGGGTTCCGTTTGTCTCAAATCAAAAGCTTTTTTGTAAGTAAAATCAATTAAGTAAGTATCAGTAAAGGATGAGTTATGAGTGAGGTCACGAGACGTAGTTTTCTTCAAACCAGTGCTGGTGCTGTTGCGGCCACTTCATTACTGAATAATACAGCCCGGGCTGACATCAATGGGAAAATTCGTGTAGCTGTATTAGGAGTGAACGGCCGCGGTAGAACGCATATCAAGGCTGTCGGCAATATTGAAGGTGCTGACGTTGTGTTGCTCTGTGATCCGGATAAACAAGTTCTCGAAAAACGTGCTGCCGAATTTGAGAAGAAGTATGGTCGCAAGGTCGAAACTGAGACCGATATGCGTAAAGTATTTGACCGGGATGACATTGATGTTGTTACAGTAGCTACTCCAAATCACTGGCATTCATTGGCGACGATTTGGGCATGCCAGGCTGGAAAAGATGTTTATGTTGAAAAACCAGGTTCACACAATTTATTCGAAGGTCGCAAAATGATGGAAGCGGCTGATAAGTATAAACGCATTGTGCAACACGGCGTACAACTTCGCAGCCAACCTGCAATTCAGGAAGCAGTCGAGCATCTTCGCAAAGGGACCATTGGTAAAGTTTATATGGCTCGTGGTCTCGTCTTCCGCTGGCGTCCTTCAATCGGAAAAAAGCCTGTTGAAAAAGTACCCTCCTATCTCGATTGGAACCTTTGGCAGGGACCTGCTCAGGAAACTGACTTTTCACGGCGTCTGGTGCACTATAATTGGCACTGGACCTGGGATTACGGCAATGGTGACGTAGGCAACCAGGGGGTTCACGAGACTGATATGTGCCTCTGGGGCTTGGATGTCAAACTACCTTCGCAAATTAACGCCATGGGAGGTAAGTTCCTGTGGGATGACGATAAAGAGACACCGGAACTTCTTACAACGAACTATTTTTATCCTGAAGAAAACAGAATGATTCAGTTTGAAGTACGTCCCTGGAATACGAATACCGAAGACGGAGCGACTGTGGGTAACATATTCTACGGATCGGAGGGTTATATGGTTGTTAAGGGATATAAATCTTATGAGACCTATCTGGGACGAAAACGGGAACCCGGGCCGAAGAAGAGCGGAGCTGATCCCGTCGAAGCACACTTCACCAATTTCCTGGATGCTGTCCGATCACGGAAGGCTGAGACTTTGAATGGCCCTGTCGAAACAGCTCATACCAGTTCCGGCCTTGCTCATTTGGGTAACATTGCCTTTCGTCTGGGACGCCAACTGAACTTCGATCCCAAAACAGAACAGTTTGTAGACGATCCAGAAGCAGACAAATATTTAACTCGCCAGTATCGTAAGCCATTCGTGGTTCCCAACGAAGTCTAAGCGATTGTGGTACGATCTATCGAATGAGATCAAAAAGACAAAAAGAGCATCGGAATGAATTTCCGGTGCTCTTTTTCTTGATACTTCAAAAAAAGGCTGACCCACAGTGATGCAGGTCAGCCCCGTTCAAATTTCGTTAGGATCGAGGTGATCCTCACGAGTGGTGGTTGTCTATGACAACCCGCCAGAAGTCGCTAAGTACAACCACCTTTCTGGCTACAACAATAACTGTCCACTCAATCACCTCCTTTTCTTAGATAAACTCCCTGTTTCATCATCGGTTTGTAGCTCCAATCTTGAATACAGGCTCTAGTCCTATCGCACTGCGTGGGTGCGATACATGATCTATCCCTATTTTTGCAAATCCCAAATTTGAGGCAATACCTTTTTAGTTCGAATCAGCTGAAATCCAGAGGGCCAGCAATAATCAAAAATCGTAACTTATTATAGAGATGTAGGATAAGACTTTAGTGAGTCCCTCAATTTTTATAGGCAATCGTAGTGTTTTCTATCAGGTTTCAGATTTGACCTGATTTCTTGTGTACTGAAATTGTCATAAATAAAACATCGTGTATTCAGTGACTACTGATCCTCGGGAGCCATATGCGGTTCGAAAATGGTACGCCCGGCTTTTTCTGCCTGCTTCACGGCTGAAACCGCTTCTTCGTATAAAGCCTGCTGACAGCGAACACGTTTTTTATCTTTGCCTGGACTGATGCGCTCGTAAACTCCATCCCCATTTAATACCCGACCTTTGGCATTGTCGGCAAAATAGCTGTTCAAAATTTTCACCAACTTTCGCTGACTTTTTTCTTCCTCAATCGGCACCAGCAATTCGACCCGCCGATCTAAATTCCGGGGCATCCAATCGGCACTGGAGATCAAAACTCGTTCATCACCACCATGATAAAAATACAGAATCCGGGCATGCTCCAGGAACCGATCGATAATACTGACGACTTCAATATTTTTGCTTAACTTGGAGACACCAGGGCGCAGACAGCAGATCCCACGAATATTTAGTTTGATTTTAACTCCGGCTTCTGAAGCTTGATACAATGCATCAATAATTTCTGGATCCACTAGTGAATTGACTTTTGCTATAATTCTTGCCTTCTGCCCTTGTTTCTTGCGTTCTGTTTCATGGTGGATCAGGTCAAGAATTTTGTCTCTCAAACCGATGGGGGCTGCTTCCAGTTTTTGATATTTCTGTGGCAGAGAATATCCTGTGATCGAATTAAAGAAGTTAATTGCATCAGATGCTAAAACTTCGTCACAGGTGAAGTAACTGATATCGCTATAAATTTTCGCAGTCGCATCGTTATAGTTGCCTGTGCCAAAATGGATATAACGCTGAATTCCTTGCGGTTCACGGCGGATAATGCAGCAGATCTTCGCATGTGTTTTAAGTCCTTTTACACCATAAATGACTTGTACTCCGGCATGCTCCAGATTCTTGGCCCATTCAATATTTCGTGCTTCATCAAAACGGGCTTTTAGTTCAACAATAGCGGTCACATGTTTGCCTTGCTCAGCCGCACGTATCAATGCCGCTACGATCGGGCTGTGTTTACTGGTTCGATAGAGAATCTGTTTGATGGCCAACACATCTGGATCAACGGCAGCTTCTTCAATCAGTCTGACGATTGGCTCAAAGCTTTCGTAAGGATGGCATAGCAAGATATCCTGCCGTGAAATATTCTTGAACATGCTGAGACGAGGGTTCACATCTGGAGAAGGTTGAGGTGGCCAGGCTTGATCTTTCTGTGCCTCAAATCCGGAGATGTCCGTCAGTCTCATAAAAGCGGTCAGATCCAGGGGCCCGGGGATGCGGTAGACATTCTCATCAAGTACATTCAAACCCCGTTCCAAAAATTCCAGAGTCTCTACAGAAACGTTTTCAGCGACTTCCAGACGGATACAATCTCCCTGCTTTCGCTGATCCAGCATATCTTCCATCTGGTGTAACAGATCAGAGGCAAATTCATCTTGCAGGCTGACATCTGCGTTTTTTGTGACACGAAAGGGAATACTCTCCAGAACGTGCTCACCCTGAAAATACTGTTCAATAAATAGACTGACTGCGTCTTCCATAGGTAAATATTGATATCCACCCTCGGAAGGGAGCGTAATAAATCGAAACTCTGTTCTACCAAAAGGAATGATGGCAAATCGATTTTGCTTGTTCTCACTATTTTCAGCCGGTGCCAGGCGAACAATAATATTCAGCGTATGATTTACCAGATAAGGAAACTCCATTTCTGGCGTCACTGCCATAGGGGTGAGCACGGGATAAATTTCATCTCGAAAGACATGTTCGACAATTCGCCGTTGTGAGTCAGTTAATTCCAGAGGATTAGCTCTTTGAAATCCGGCTTCCGAGAGAGGTGGCTCAATTTCATTCAATAAACATTGATACTGCTCAACCATCATGTGATGAGCGCGTAAACTGATCGCTTTCAGAGTTTCACTGGGAGTCATTCCTGATGGATCAGGAGTTGTGTTACCACTTGCCTGCAATAAATGGAGACCACCCACGCGGACCATAAAAAATTCGTCGAGGTTCGAACTGGTAATCGCCAGAAATTTTAACCGTTCCAGTAAAGGGATTGAGGGATCATGGGCTTCATCCAGCACTCGTTGATTAAATTCAAGCCAGCTTAATTCCCGGTTAAGATATTTTGATGCTTTAGAAGCCATGTGCAACCTGTTGAAAAATCGAGTTGTAGATTTGCATTTTACGACTAAGCAGCCGCGAGAAACATTTCGTCTATTTCTTCTTCCTCAAGTGGACTTTGAGTCCAAAAACTTCTTCAAATAATGGGCCTTTTTCCACTAATGCAATTTGTTCCAGAGAAACATCTTCAACGTGCGGTATAGAAATAATCAACTGTCCTTCTACGATTTCACATTCAATTTCCTGGACGCGTTGACTATAAGAGTAATCCAGTGCGTCGGCTACCCGCAAGATTGCAGCCATTTTTGCGATCGCTATCCGGCTGACTCGATCTAAGGTCGAATATCCTGGATGAGTCGCTTTAGGGGAAGCACGCCGATGATAGCGGGCGATTAATGAGACGAGTAACAAATCTGACTTTCCCAAACCAAACAAATTACCGTTACTGATTAAATACATCGAGTGTTTATGGTAGCCACGTTGGTCTACATACATTCCAATCTCATGCAGTAGAGCGGCTGTATAAAGTAAAAGCCGATTTCTCAAATCAAGCTTATGCTCATTCTGTAGTGATTGGAAAAGAGTATCAGCCAAAAAAGCAACGTGTCGGGCATGTGTTTCATCAAAGTCAAAGCGTTTGCCAAAGTCTACCGTCGAACGAATCACTTGTCTGTTAAATTCGTCCGACCAGTTATTTTGATCTGCCATTTCTTTCAAAAGGCCATCACGAAAATTGGCTTTTGTTACATAAATATGTTTCAGTTGATAAGCTTCTGCCAGTTTTGTATATGCTAATAACGCAGGTCCCAGTGTTTCTGCATCTGTAAATGAAAGATGGTAATTTTGAACCAACTGGTCTTCATCTTTTTGTAAAATTTTGTTTGTGAACTTACTTAGTTCAGAAACTTTGAGCCGATCTAGTTCATCGGCTGAATCATTGGGGTCAGGAATTTCGTCTTCCGGCCGTAATTGCGATAGTGCAAATCGAACATCACCGCCAAGCACCACGAGTTTGATCGATTTATCACCAGGGACTTCATGAACAATTTGTTCGATCACACGCTCAATCTGATTCTCCATAATCGTACGTTCTTTGGACAAGGGTACTCGATACCCTTTCAACATCTCGCGCAGTCGTAGTGCTCCGAGTCGATAATTTTTGGAGAACAGTACGTCTCCATGTTGGACCAGTAAAAGTTCGGTTGTTCCTCCCCCGATTTCGGTAACGATGGTTCGCGCTTCGTCCAAATTAGGTTTTGCGGTCAGGTAAGGTCGAATTCCCTGGTAGGTAATCCGGTTCACTTCAGCTTCATCCAGAGGTGCGACTTCAAAACCGGTCGCGATAAAAATTCGGTCGGTAAATGCAAGTCGATTGTCGGCTTCCCGAACGGCACTCGTAGCGACAACACGAATTTGATCATCGCGAGTAATCTGATATTCGTCCAATCTGCGTCGATAGCTCTTGAGAATTCGTACACACTCTTCCATTGTCGATTTTTGAATATTACGAGTCTGAAAGGTGTCTTCACCCAGTGTTACTGCTTGAGAAAGCCTCTCCAGTGTGTTGAC
This window encodes:
- a CDS encoding PIG-L deacetylase family protein translates to MADQKTLLAIGAHFDDCVYGVPGVMLKAVAKNYRVVQLILIGNYSNWPPTKGREEAFRKSVISIAHNFGVETRFLDFASHQYDTNEKTKQKVAAAVHEIKPDIALQMWEYDHHHDHTVASQLSKIALNHGGRVLNQDRFKNPRTIYHYDNGPGHTVGFEPDTFVDVTDYWNKSMEWLGRYMALQRNVDYDPTQAHGALQGKETLARYRGQTCRVKYAEALWAPRKQPVEIFN
- a CDS encoding response regulator, whose protein sequence is MRVLVVDEVGYTCYVHTRLLEELGYEVVCASSGFEALTILEQDSEIRIVFSELVMRELDGLDLFLKVQKQEHYTDDGQLEAPMFFVMTTLQPADKSQTRLVERLELAKKLGITGVIYKSRDREELKTVFSETLRTTLGELSEAAPIDICTPAETLCEVVKDIIEAKNLEAAEEFYNLIIAQSEYLEFFITSSQKRAELA
- a CDS encoding Gfo/Idh/MocA family protein — encoded protein: MSEVTRRSFLQTSAGAVAATSLLNNTARADINGKIRVAVLGVNGRGRTHIKAVGNIEGADVVLLCDPDKQVLEKRAAEFEKKYGRKVETETDMRKVFDRDDIDVVTVATPNHWHSLATIWACQAGKDVYVEKPGSHNLFEGRKMMEAADKYKRIVQHGVQLRSQPAIQEAVEHLRKGTIGKVYMARGLVFRWRPSIGKKPVEKVPSYLDWNLWQGPAQETDFSRRLVHYNWHWTWDYGNGDVGNQGVHETDMCLWGLDVKLPSQINAMGGKFLWDDDKETPELLTTNYFYPEENRMIQFEVRPWNTNTEDGATVGNIFYGSEGYMVVKGYKSYETYLGRKREPGPKKSGADPVEAHFTNFLDAVRSRKAETLNGPVETAHTSSGLAHLGNIAFRLGRQLNFDPKTEQFVDDPEADKYLTRQYRKPFVVPNEV
- the ppk1 gene encoding polyphosphate kinase 1, with product MASKASKYLNRELSWLEFNQRVLDEAHDPSIPLLERLKFLAITSSNLDEFFMVRVGGLHLLQASGNTTPDPSGMTPSETLKAISLRAHHMMVEQYQCLLNEIEPPLSEAGFQRANPLELTDSQRRIVEHVFRDEIYPVLTPMAVTPEMEFPYLVNHTLNIIVRLAPAENSENKQNRFAIIPFGRTEFRFITLPSEGGYQYLPMEDAVSLFIEQYFQGEHVLESIPFRVTKNADVSLQDEFASDLLHQMEDMLDQRKQGDCIRLEVAENVSVETLEFLERGLNVLDENVYRIPGPLDLTAFMRLTDISGFEAQKDQAWPPQPSPDVNPRLSMFKNISRQDILLCHPYESFEPIVRLIEEAAVDPDVLAIKQILYRTSKHSPIVAALIRAAEQGKHVTAIVELKARFDEARNIEWAKNLEHAGVQVIYGVKGLKTHAKICCIIRREPQGIQRYIHFGTGNYNDATAKIYSDISYFTCDEVLASDAINFFNSITGYSLPQKYQKLEAAPIGLRDKILDLIHHETERKKQGQKARIIAKVNSLVDPEIIDALYQASEAGVKIKLNIRGICCLRPGVSKLSKNIEVVSIIDRFLEHARILYFYHGGDERVLISSADWMPRNLDRRVELLVPIEEEKSQRKLVKILNSYFADNAKGRVLNGDGVYERISPGKDKKRVRCQQALYEEAVSAVKQAEKAGRTIFEPHMAPEDQ
- a CDS encoding Ppx/GppA phosphatase family protein; this encodes MNTKDSPLAETTAGSNRPDSAPNRLIAVIDIGTGAIRMAIAEIKEDGNVNTLERLSQAVTLGEDTFQTRNIQKSTMEECVRILKSYRRRLDEYQITRDDQIRVVATSAVREADNRLAFTDRIFIATGFEVAPLDEAEVNRITYQGIRPYLTAKPNLDEARTIVTEIGGGTTELLLVQHGDVLFSKNYRLGALRLREMLKGYRVPLSKERTIMENQIERVIEQIVHEVPGDKSIKLVVLGGDVRFALSQLRPEDEIPDPNDSADELDRLKVSELSKFTNKILQKDEDQLVQNYHLSFTDAETLGPALLAYTKLAEAYQLKHIYVTKANFRDGLLKEMADQNNWSDEFNRQVIRSTVDFGKRFDFDETHARHVAFLADTLFQSLQNEHKLDLRNRLLLYTAALLHEIGMYVDQRGYHKHSMYLISNGNLFGLGKSDLLLVSLIARYHRRASPKATHPGYSTLDRVSRIAIAKMAAILRVADALDYSYSQRVQEIECEIVEGQLIISIPHVEDVSLEQIALVEKGPLFEEVFGLKVHLRKKK